Below is a genomic region from Borreliella burgdorferi B31.
GTGAAATTATTTCTGAAATTACTGAAAAAGTGATCATTCCTAAAACAACAATTCCTGAAATTTTCAAAGAAATAGTTACTCCTGAAATTATTTAAAAATCAGAAATACCAACTCCACAAATAACAGATTTTAATATCAAAGTACAGCCATTCGAGTAATATTTAACATAGTTGCCGATATAATCCTAAAAATTATAAAATATTTATGCGAAAAGCTTCTCTAAACTTTAATTTTGGATATTTTCTGGATTAGTATTGATATCGGGTTTTGGATCGACCTTTCCAATAGGTAAAAATGATATGAAAATTGAATTCAGTATTGCTGTAATAAAGTTAAGCTTAATAATATTTAATTTAGGTTTTTCAAAATGTGCTCTCCTTATATATTTGAATTACTAAACATTAGTTTTAATTCAAAATAACAATATTAAATTTATTTTTATTTGATATTGAAAATTTAATTTCTATTGCATGTTTTTAGTGATAATCTAGATTGTATGAACACAAAAAAGAGAAGTTAATTCTTCTCTTTTTAAAATATAAAGTGCAGCATATTATTTTTTTATTTAGATTAATCAGCTTGGTTTAGTAGATAAAGAGGATGGGAATATTTATCCTTTATGTGTTTTGCTAGCGCTTTATTATCTATTTTAATGTTATCAACATTTTTATTGTAAGCGTCAATGGTTGCGTTTAAACTTTTAGCAAAGTTTTGTTTTTTCTTTAAATCAAGTTTTACACCTTGTAGCAACTTTTCGGCTTCTTTTTCACTTAGAGTTTGTAATGTATCTTGTATTTTTTTTAAATACGTGTCTTCTAGATGAAGTTGAATATCCCTTGATGTTTCTAAAAATTGACCAGCTATTCTTCGGTTATTATCTTCTGTATCAAGTTTTTCAAGAATTTCTTTTAATACCAATATTTTTTTTGTATCGTAATTTAGGGATGGGTAAATTATTCTTTTTAATTTCATTTTAGCMTGAAACATAAAAACATCATCTTGTTTAAGTTTAAAAGTCTCTAGAAAATCATATTTAGCATTATCAATTTTAGACATTTTAGTTATTCCYGTATCTTCTTTCTTTTTTTGAGCTTCCAGGTCTTTACCAATGTTTTTTAATTTTGAGATTGTGGTTTCTTCTTGAGAATTTTGATTTGAAGATTTTGAATTTTGAGATTCATTTTCAAGATTTTGGTTATTTTCTGATGGATTTTTTGTTGAATTTCCTGTTAAATTTTCTGAATTGGTGTGATTGCTTGTGTTTTTTAGATTTCTAGAATTGTTGCTTCGTTTTGTTTTTTTTAGACTTTTAGAAGTGGTAGGATTTTTTGGTTCGTTTGGATTAACATTGCCAAAAGGTGCACATGATATGCAAATTGAAGTTAATATTGCTGTAATAACGTTAAGTTTAATAATATTTAATTTAAGGTTTTTCAAAATGTTCTCCTTATAAATTTGAATTAATAAATATTAATTTTAGTTAAAAATAATAATATTACAATTTAATATTGTTGTCAAATGATATTAAACTTATTTAATATTAAGAATTTAATTTCCATTGATGTTTTTAGCGTAAATTTAGATTGCATGAAATTTAAGAATATAAGTTATAATTCTTCTCTTTTTAAAAAATCAAGTACAACAATTTGTATAGATTTAATAGATTTAATCCGGAGAATAAAATCAAAGTATTCTTTCATAAAATGGTCTTCGAAATGTTTTATATTTGTTTTAATATCTCCAAAATTTTGATTGTAAGATTCAATATTATTTGCAGTTAAAGTTTTCGCACAACGCAAAGTTTTGTTTTTTCTTTAAATTCTTTTTTATGTGTTGTAGTAATTATTGGGAATCTTATTGACTTGGCATTTGTAATTCCTCTTTATTGTTGCCCGATGAAGATAAAAAAGATTTTTTTGGTACAGGAGCTTTACAATTTGCCAATGAAGCTTATTTAGGATTTTTATTAAACTATAAAATATTAGAATTTGGCATTGCACCTTCTTTTATTGTGCAAAATAATGATCAATATTTTAGTTTTAATAAATTATTCTTCAATTTAAGCTTTAATGATTTTATTTTTAAATTAGTTAGGCAAAATTATTATTTAGGAAATGGATTAATTGAAAATATTGTTTTAAAAAGGACCACAATAGAACCAGAATGGTTTTTTGAGTTTTATTATTTTATTTCTAATTATTCTGTCTCTTTGGGTTCTATGTTAGACAAAGAAAGCTTAGATAAATTTTTATCTCCCAAATATTTATCCCCTTGGCTTTATTTTCAAGCATCTTTTAATGAAGTTGATTTACTTGCAATGGTTGAATTCCCATTTAGCATTGAAAATAAAACTTTTGATATTGCTGTTATTTTTGATTTTTTATTTGAAATTTATAGTGGAATATTTTTTTACTCTACGTTAAGACAAGACCTACTTTGGTCTAAAAATTATAAATTTGATGATGATGACAATAGATTTTTGCTTGGTCTTAGATATTATATTAGCTTTGAAAATGACGTTTTTAATGATTTGTCAATAGTATTTGAGAGTTATTCGAAGAATAATAATTATTTTTTGGGAGCTGGGATCAAACTAGCATGGATTTATGAGCTACTCCAAACGACGGTTTCTTTAAGAACCAATCTAAATACTCATTCCTTGCAATTCTATTTTGAAAATAATTTTTTAATTCTTAAAGAATGTTCTTTAAAGGTGTCAAATATATTGGAATTTAATAAAAAGATAAATCTTAAGGATACTCCTTTTTACAATATGTTTAGTATTGAACTAAAAATTGAATTATAAGATTTCTAGTTGGCATATTATATTTTTTCATGTTATATTCAAGATGAGTGTATTATGAAGCTGGGCGCAGATAAAATTATAGGGCAAAAAGATAGATATTGTTTAAAAACTTAAAAACATAAAGCTAACAAAGAGTATAAATATAACAAATAATTTGGCAGTTCATTTAACTTTACATTGATAGATAAAATAGATAATCTCAGAAAGATTAAATGCCGGATAGGTAGTAATCCTAATAAAGTGATGTAAATTACTCTTGTAAAGAGAGGTTTAAATATGATGAAAATATATTTATATTTGTTTAGTGGCTTTTTAGCAATGTCTTGTAAATTATGATATTCAAATTTAAATGACACTATGGAAAAAGGTGGTGGCCACTCGAATCCTAAGGTTGTGGGTGTAAAAGGTATGTTTGAATCTGCATTGGAAATTAAGGCCTTAAGTAAGGAGGATAATCCTAAAGATATGGTTGAAAAGGCTAGTATTTCTGCCAAGGAATCTAAAGATAAGGTTTTAAGTAGTAAAAAGGGGAATGCTAGTATAGCATTGGGAGAGGTTCCCTCACTTGTAAGAGATATTAGAGAATCAGCCAAAAAGATTGATGAATCTTTAAAGCTATTGATAGCTTCAGGATATGATGCCTCATATCCTCTTTCAGACAATATGAAGATCGGGATAGGTAGAATATGCTTGTTAGACAAGATATTAGAAGCTGTGATGCCAAAAATAAATGATAGCGATAATGATAATTTTGATGATAATATCTGCGAGAAAATAAAGAAAGTGGTAGATGAATTTAATAAAAATGAAAAGGATGAGTATAGTTGTTCTATAATGAGCTTGAATTCTTATCCTAAGACAAAAGGAAAAGATTTGGTTAAAAAATGTATAAATGAGTTAATGAAAGATGTAGAGAAATACCTTGGCGACGTTAAAGGTAATGGCAATGGTGTTTGTGGTGAGTTGTTGCAGGGTGCTAAGAGTGCATCGGGACAGTTTGGCGAGTCATTGAAATTGCTAAGCGAAGCTGCCAGTGCTATAGCGGAAGCTTGTAAACGGCTTGCTTATGGTATATTATGAAAATAATCATTTCTATTTATGTATTAATTAGTGTTGTATTTATATAGGTGATAAGTTAAAGCACATCTACTGTACTTTAACTATTGTTATAGCTTTCCTTTAAGCTAAAATAATGCATCACCACTGATCTAAATAGTAGAAATTAAATCATAAATGGATATGTGCTAATTTTTTTTCTTGATTGCACTAATTATGAGATATGACTTGTTCTTATTAAAATATTCATAATTCATTTATAGTAAAAGCTTTATTGTAAATAAATTTAAATAAAAAAAGGTAAAAAAATCAACATTAAGCCTCAAACCATAAATCGCTTTAAAACAAACAAAGCAGAAATAGAATAATCCAAACCTTTAAGTAGTATCAAAATTGTCGACTTTCTTCTTACAATAATATTTATATCCGCTTTTAAGCTATTACTATTAAGTATATGTAGGTAAATAACTTTGCAGGAAGAAATCTTTTATGTTTTGTAAACCTTCCTTAAAATTAATGGATTTTTCATTAGTTTTAACACTTCTTAATTTTAATGATTTTTGAAGATTTTAATGGCATCCAAGAACACGAATAAAGTAATGATATATATAAAAATACGTTCAAAGTATATAATATGTCTTTTTTCATAAAAATTTCTCTTTGGTAATTTTTATATCCGAATTGGAAATTTATAAAACATTTTTTTGTTATATCATAAAAAAAACAAATAAATTTTAGGAATGTATTGTAGTATTAATCATTTTTTTCATACTTTTCATACTATGAAAAGTATGAAATATTAAAGAATAAAGAATTTTTAGATTCCATTGTCCAACCCAA
It encodes:
- a CDS encoding lipoprotein, with the protein product MEKGGGHSNPKVVGVKGMFESALEIKALSKEDNPKDMVEKASISAKESKDKVLSSKKGNASIALGEVPSLVRDIRESAKKIDESLKLLIASGYDASYPLSDNMKIGIGRICLLDKILEAVMPKINDSDNDNFDDNICEKIKKVVDEFNKNEKDEYSCSIMSLNSYPKTKGKDLVKKCINELMKDVEKYLGDVKGNGNGVCGELLQGAKSASGQFGESLKLLSEAASAIAEACKRLAYGIL
- a CDS encoding complement regulator-acquiring protein yields the protein MRRAHFEKPKLNIIKLNFITAILNSIFISFLPIGKVDPKPDINTNPENIQN
- a CDS encoding complement regulator-acquiring protein, coding for MKNLKLNIIKLNVITAILTSICISCAPFGNVNPNEPKNPTTSKSLKKTKRSNNSRNLKNTSNHTNSENLTGNSTKNPSENNQNLENESQNSKSSNQNSQEETTISKLKNIGKDLEAQKKKEDTGITKMSKIDNAKYDFLETFKLKQDDVFMFXAKMKLKRIIYPSLNYDTKKILVLKEILEKLDTEDNNRRIAGQFLETSRDIQLHLEDTYLKKIQDTLQTLSEKEAEKLLQGVKLDLKKKQNFAKSLNATIDAYNKNVDNIKIDNKALAKHIKDKYSHPLYLLNQAD